From Buchnera aphidicola (Nurudea shiraii), the proteins below share one genomic window:
- the ilvB gene encoding biosynthetic-type acetolactate synthase large subunit, protein MKMLSGSEMVVQSLVDQGIKYIFGYPGGAVLDIYDALKFNTNIKHILVRHEQGATHMADGYARATGKVGVVLVTSGPGATNAITGIATAYMDSIPMVVISGQVASCLIGYDAFQECDMIGISRSIVKHSFLVKKTEDIPITFKKAFWLASSGRPGPIVIDLPKDILNSCNKKSYQWPSKINIRSYNPITEGDTKLINKAIDILKSAKKPIIYAGGGIISSNSHNELTVFAEKLNIPVTTSLMGLGAFPGNHPQNLQMLGMHGTYEANMAIHHSDVILAIGVRFDDRTTNNVEKYCPNAKIIHIDIDPTSISKTITAHIPILGNAKNILQQMLKIVTNNLLTKRSHRLKKWWEKINEWKKTNSLHYNENEKNIKPQKVITTIWKLTKGNAYISSDVGQHQMFTALYYPFCKPRRWINSGGLGTMGFGLPAALGVKLACPKDIVICITGDGSIQMNIQELSTAMQYNLPILILNLNNKSLGMVKQWQDIIYSGRHSHSYMESLPNFVKLAQSYGHIGISIKNPKELETKLKLSLKKLNKGNLVFVDIIIDTSEHVYPMQIRNGGMNNMMLKKNGKTVL, encoded by the coding sequence ATAAAAATGTTATCAGGATCTGAGATGGTTGTTCAATCATTAGTTGACCAAGGTATTAAATATATTTTTGGATATCCTGGAGGCGCAGTATTAGATATATACGACGCCTTGAAATTCAACACTAATATTAAACATATTTTAGTACGTCATGAACAGGGAGCAACACATATGGCTGATGGATATGCAAGAGCTACTGGAAAAGTAGGAGTCGTACTAGTAACATCAGGTCCCGGTGCTACTAATGCCATTACAGGAATTGCAACAGCATATATGGATTCAATTCCTATGGTAGTAATATCAGGTCAAGTAGCGTCATGCTTAATAGGTTATGATGCATTTCAAGAATGCGATATGATCGGGATTTCTAGGTCAATAGTAAAACATAGTTTTTTAGTAAAAAAAACTGAAGATATCCCGATCACCTTTAAAAAAGCCTTCTGGTTAGCATCAAGTGGTCGACCAGGACCAATAGTTATAGACCTCCCAAAAGATATACTTAATTCATGTAACAAAAAGTCATATCAATGGCCTTCTAAAATAAATATAAGATCATATAATCCTATAACTGAAGGAGACACTAAACTTATCAATAAAGCTATAGATATCTTAAAGTCAGCTAAAAAACCCATAATTTATGCCGGAGGAGGAATCATCAGTTCAAATAGTCACAATGAATTAACAGTGTTTGCAGAAAAACTTAATATTCCAGTAACTACTTCTTTAATGGGTCTCGGAGCTTTTCCAGGAAATCATCCTCAAAATCTTCAAATGTTAGGAATGCACGGAACTTATGAAGCTAACATGGCTATCCACCACTCAGACGTTATTCTAGCAATTGGAGTACGATTTGATGATAGAACAACCAACAATGTAGAAAAATATTGTCCAAACGCTAAAATTATACATATTGATATTGATCCTACATCTATATCAAAAACTATCACTGCTCACATTCCAATACTAGGAAATGCTAAAAATATATTGCAACAAATGTTAAAAATTGTAACTAATAACTTACTCACAAAAAGATCACATCGTTTAAAAAAATGGTGGGAAAAAATAAATGAATGGAAAAAAACAAATAGTTTACATTACAATGAAAATGAAAAGAATATTAAACCACAAAAAGTTATTACAACGATTTGGAAGTTAACTAAAGGAAATGCTTATATTTCATCAGATGTAGGACAACACCAAATGTTTACAGCCCTGTATTATCCTTTTTGTAAACCAAGGAGATGGATTAACTCAGGAGGATTAGGTACTATGGGTTTTGGATTACCTGCTGCTTTAGGTGTAAAACTAGCATGTCCAAAAGACATTGTTATATGTATTACCGGAGACGGAAGTATTCAAATGAACATTCAAGAGCTATCTACAGCTATGCAATACAACTTACCAATCTTAATATTAAATCTGAATAATAAATCACTAGGCATGGTAAAACAATGGCAAGATATAATTTATTCAGGTCGACATTCTCACTCCTATATGGAATCGTTACCTAATTTCGTTAAGTTAGCACAATCATATGGACACATAGGAATATCGATTAAAAATCCAAAAGAACTAGAAACAAAATTAAAATTATCTTTAAAAAAACTAAATAAAGGAAATTTAGTATTTGTTGACATAATCATAGATACTTCTGAACATGTATATCCTATGCAAATCCGAAATGGTGGCATGAACAATATGATGTTAAAAAAGAACGGAAAGACAGTTCTATGA
- the rsmH gene encoding 16S rRNA (cytosine(1402)-N(4))-methyltransferase RsmH, translated as MKDLTINHIPVLLKEVIQSLKITSNGIYIDCTFGCGGHTKEILKHLTKENKLYAIDKDPSSIKIAKKIKDRRFHIISGNFSHILKNFRKQYTQEKVHGILLDLGISSMQINDSRRGFSFLSDGPLDMRMNPTIGITAAQWLMKSNLKSLSKVLYNFGEERFSKKIAKTIIKQNQIIPITRTIQLTTLIKKIVPKRRKHPATKTFQAIRIHINKELDELSKVLKYALKILAPNGRLLVISFHSLEDRIVKKFMLKNSTLPFIPSGIAITETQLKNLKKLELKIIKKFFPTQSEIHSNPRARSAILRVAEKKGINE; from the coding sequence ATGAAAGATCTCACTATAAATCATATACCAGTTTTACTGAAAGAAGTAATCCAATCTTTAAAAATTACAAGTAATGGAATTTATATTGATTGTACATTTGGATGTGGTGGGCATACAAAAGAAATATTAAAACATTTAACTAAAGAAAATAAATTATATGCTATTGATAAAGACCCATCTTCTATTAAAATAGCTAAAAAAATAAAAGATCGTAGATTTCATATCATTTCAGGAAATTTCTCTCATATTTTAAAGAACTTTAGAAAACAATATACTCAAGAAAAAGTACATGGAATATTATTAGATTTAGGTATATCATCAATGCAAATTAACGATTCCCGTAGAGGGTTTTCTTTTCTTTCAGATGGTCCACTTGATATGCGAATGAATCCTACTATAGGAATAACAGCAGCTCAATGGCTAATGAAATCTAATTTAAAATCACTTTCAAAAGTATTGTACAATTTTGGAGAGGAACGTTTTTCAAAAAAAATAGCTAAAACTATTATAAAACAAAACCAAATTATACCTATTACTAGAACTATTCAACTCACTACACTCATAAAAAAAATTGTTCCAAAACGAAGAAAACATCCAGCTACAAAAACTTTTCAAGCTATTAGAATACACATTAATAAAGAACTAGATGAATTAAGTAAAGTCCTAAAATATGCGTTAAAAATATTAGCTCCAAATGGAAGATTGTTAGTTATCAGTTTTCATTCTCTCGAAGATCGCATTGTTAAAAAATTTATGCTTAAAAATAGCACACTTCCATTTATTCCATCTGGAATAGCTATTACTGAAACACAACTAAAAAATCTAAAGAAACTAGAATTAAAAATCATAAAAAAATTTTTTCCAACACAATCTGAAATTCATTCTAATCCAAGAGCACGAAGTGCAATTTTAAGAGTAGCCGAAAAAAAAGGCATTAATGAATAA
- the dapD gene encoding 2,3,4,5-tetrahydropyridine-2,6-dicarboxylate N-succinyltransferase, whose amino-acid sequence MKNLKKIIENTFENRNDIDFENIDTSIITTINQVISMLNEGILRVSEKIKKTWITHEWIKKAILLYFITNKNKILKNGDIQYYDKIKYKYSKYQKHHFIHDKIRIVPPASIRYGTFIGKNTVLMPSFVNIGAYIDQGTMIDTWATVGSCAQIGKNVHLSGGVGIGGVLEPIQNNPTIIEDNCFIGARSEIVEGVIIESNSVISMGVYIGKSTKIYDREKKTISYGIVPKGSVVVPGSLPSKNKDYNLYCAIIVKKVDSKTLDKIKINKILRNIK is encoded by the coding sequence ATGAAAAATTTAAAAAAAATAATTGAAAATACATTTGAAAATAGAAACGACATTGATTTCGAAAACATTGACACGTCAATTATCACTACTATTAATCAAGTAATATCTATGTTAAACGAAGGCATATTAAGAGTTTCTGAAAAGATAAAAAAAACTTGGATTACCCATGAATGGATTAAAAAAGCTATTTTATTATACTTTATTACAAACAAAAATAAAATTTTAAAAAATGGAGATATTCAATATTATGATAAGATAAAATACAAATATTCGAAATATCAAAAACATCACTTTATTCACGATAAAATCAGAATTGTTCCTCCTGCATCAATTAGATACGGAACATTTATTGGGAAAAATACTGTCTTAATGCCATCTTTTGTGAACATAGGTGCTTATATTGATCAAGGAACCATGATAGATACATGGGCAACAGTTGGATCTTGCGCGCAAATAGGAAAGAACGTGCACTTATCGGGTGGTGTTGGAATAGGAGGAGTGTTAGAACCCATACAAAACAATCCTACAATAATTGAAGACAATTGCTTTATCGGAGCAAGATCTGAAATTGTTGAAGGAGTGATTATAGAATCTAATTCAGTTATTTCAATGGGTGTATACATAGGAAAAAGTACAAAAATTTATGATAGAGAAAAAAAAACTATTTCTTACGGGATTGTTCCAAAAGGATCTGTCGTAGTTCCAGGAAGTCTACCTTCTAAAAACAAAGATTATAATTTATATTGTGCTATTATCGTAAAAAAAGTAGACAGTAAAACACTTGACAAGATAAAAATAAATAAAATTTTAAGAAATATTAAATAA
- a CDS encoding FAD:protein FMN transferase — translation MGTTWKIKFIPKNINKNKLIQEIKKQINKDNNTLSFWEKNSEISKFNNYNSTTPKHISKNLAQVISTALIVGKKTFNSLDITIGKLINLWGFGPNSVLFHIPNNNDIKHALFSTGLKKIQLIKKNKNYYLKKKIKTITLDLSTLGEGFIADHLGELLKKRGVKDFIISVGGAIVSHIGNDLSKPKIIAIQKPIDTTLKIHMLVKLYNHSISTSGTYRNYYYLNKKKITHLINPNTGKPIENNLVSVSVISKSALESDAWDTGLIILGFERAKNLAVKEKLAVCLIRQYKSTLFTWISPRFHDFLIKNLFHLMKL, via the coding sequence ATGGGCACAACATGGAAAATAAAATTTATTCCTAAAAACATCAACAAAAATAAACTAATTCAAGAAATTAAAAAACAAATTAATAAAGATAACAATACATTGTCTTTTTGGGAAAAAAACTCTGAAATTTCTAAATTTAATAACTACAACAGTACTACACCTAAACATATTAGCAAAAATTTAGCACAAGTTATATCAACAGCATTAATAGTAGGTAAAAAAACATTTAATTCTTTAGATATTACTATAGGAAAATTAATTAATCTATGGGGATTTGGACCTAATTCTGTTTTGTTTCATATTCCAAATAACAACGACATCAAACATGCACTATTCTCAACAGGATTAAAAAAAATACAACTTATCAAAAAAAATAAAAATTACTATTTAAAAAAAAAAATAAAAACAATAACATTAGATCTATCCACATTAGGAGAAGGTTTTATTGCAGACCATTTAGGAGAATTATTAAAAAAAAGAGGAGTTAAAGACTTTATAATTTCTGTAGGAGGAGCAATTGTTAGTCACATTGGAAACGACCTTTCTAAACCTAAAATAATAGCTATACAAAAACCGATAGATACAACATTAAAAATCCATATGCTTGTAAAACTATATAACCATTCTATTAGTACATCAGGAACATATAGAAATTATTATTATTTAAATAAAAAAAAAATAACACATTTAATTAACCCTAATACAGGGAAACCTATTGAAAATAATTTAGTTTCAGTGAGTGTAATTTCAAAATCAGCATTAGAATCAGATGCATGGGATACAGGATTAATAATATTAGGATTTGAACGAGCTAAAAATCTAGCAGTCAAAGAAAAGTTAGCTGTATGTTTGATAAGACAATATAAATCCACCTTATTTACTTGGATTTCCCCCCGATTTCATGATTTTTTAATAAAAAACTTATTTCATTTAATGAAATTATAA
- a CDS encoding Do family serine endopeptidase — MKIVVLLLQIVSTCIILLLNVGISSNKSPLLRDISRLESFNASLAPMLEKVMPSVVSINVEGSIIVQNRYIPRQFQPFFKDTSPLCQKGSPFRDSPLCKDDSDSGPYNEQFRALGSGVIINSKKGYVVTNNHVIDHANKIQVQLSNGSQYNAKVVGRDSRFDIALLQLDDIQNLQEIKIADSNSLRVGDYVIAIGNPYGLGETVTSGIVSALNRTGLNIESYENFIQTDAAINRGNSGGALINLKGELIGINTAILAPDGGNIGIGFAIPVNIVHSLAKQMIAYGQVHRNELGISGSELNSELAKAMKLDISQGAFVSRVVSKSPADVAGIRPGDIIVSLNKKPILSFLALRAEIASLPVNTKMELGLLRNGNFKSVVAELKLRVIRKINSRSLRESIGGAELSDFYLNGQKKGIYVEGVKKDTEAFRIGFKKDDIIIDINKYEISSLEDFRKLLSNNPEVLVFHVKRGNEMIYLLTQE; from the coding sequence ATGAAAATTGTAGTATTATTATTGCAGATAGTTTCTACATGTATTATTTTGTTGTTAAATGTAGGTATTTCGTCAAATAAATCTCCATTGCTTCGAGATATATCACGTTTAGAATCTTTTAATGCTAGTTTAGCTCCGATGTTGGAGAAAGTTATGCCTTCCGTAGTAAGTATAAATGTTGAAGGTAGTATTATTGTTCAAAATCGTTATATTCCTCGTCAATTTCAACCATTTTTTAAAGATACTTCTCCATTATGTCAAAAAGGATCTCCATTTAGAGATTCTCCATTATGTAAGGATGATTCAGATAGCGGCCCTTATAACGAGCAATTTCGTGCATTAGGATCAGGTGTAATTATTAATTCTAAAAAAGGATATGTAGTTACTAATAACCATGTTATTGATCACGCTAATAAAATTCAAGTTCAATTAAGTAATGGAAGTCAATATAATGCAAAAGTTGTGGGTAGAGATTCGCGTTTCGACATTGCTTTACTACAATTAGATGATATTCAGAATTTACAAGAAATAAAAATTGCTGATTCAAATTCATTGAGAGTAGGGGATTATGTTATTGCTATTGGTAACCCATATGGTTTAGGTGAAACTGTTACTTCAGGAATTGTTTCTGCTTTAAATCGAACTGGATTGAATATTGAAAGTTATGAAAATTTTATTCAAACTGATGCGGCTATTAATCGAGGTAATTCTGGAGGGGCATTAATTAATTTAAAAGGAGAATTAATTGGAATTAATACTGCGATTTTAGCACCAGATGGTGGAAATATAGGTATAGGATTTGCAATTCCAGTTAATATAGTACACAGTTTAGCTAAACAAATGATAGCTTATGGTCAAGTACATCGTAATGAATTAGGTATTTCAGGTTCAGAATTGAATTCTGAATTGGCTAAAGCTATGAAATTAGATATAAGTCAAGGAGCTTTTGTTAGTCGAGTAGTTTCAAAGTCACCAGCTGATGTTGCAGGAATACGACCTGGAGATATTATTGTTTCTTTAAACAAAAAACCTATTTTAAGTTTTTTAGCGTTACGCGCTGAAATAGCTTCTTTACCAGTTAATACAAAAATGGAATTAGGGTTATTAAGAAACGGAAATTTTAAATCTGTTGTTGCAGAGTTAAAATTGCGAGTTATACGAAAAATTAATTCGAGAAGTTTAAGAGAATCAATAGGAGGTGCTGAGTTAAGTGATTTTTATTTAAATGGTCAAAAAAAAGGTATTTACGTTGAGGGTGTTAAAAAAGATACAGAAGCTTTTCGTATTGGTTTTAAAAAGGATGATATTATTATTGATATAAATAAATATGAGATATCCTCTCTAGAGGATTTTAGAAAATTATTAAGTAATAATCCAGAAGTGTTAGTATTTCATGTTAAACGTGGAAATGAAATGATATATTTGTTAACACAAGAGTAA
- a CDS encoding penicillin-binding transpeptidase domain-containing protein, with translation MHRSKTIFFKKKTILKKQWNTLSNILNMPLKEILYKIKYFKNNRFTYLAKKVSQNIGKRIKKLNFPGIYVTKDFQRYYPFGTLTSQLIGFTNIDGIGIEGVEKSFNNTLAGTPEKRKIRTDKFGNVIENITLIKKNAPHDINLSIDIRLQEVICRELNYAVDLNKAKSGTAILINIKTGEILAIANSPTYNPNNLKNVSMELIRNKAVTDVFEPGSTVKPMIIMKALQKKIITPKSVINTTPFIINKHIIQDVSYHKELSITDILKKSSNIGVSKLALLMSESELTDIYSKFGLGKSTNSGLIGETNGIYPKKKNWTNLDKATFSFGYGLMATPLQLVNVYTTIGRYGLYKPLSIIKVESETKGIQIFSKSLVKIVLNMLQSVTQPGGVGEKAAIKGYKIAVKTGTAKKTNSQGKYIDRYVAYTIGIAPISNPKLSLIIIINDPRAGKYYGGAISAPVFHSIMSFALKTKHIKPDNLLK, from the coding sequence TTGCATAGATCCAAAACTATTTTTTTTAAAAAAAAAACCATTTTAAAAAAACAATGGAATACACTGTCTAATATATTAAATATGCCATTAAAAGAAATTCTATATAAAATTAAATATTTCAAAAATAATCGTTTTACATATTTAGCTAAAAAAGTAAGTCAAAACATTGGAAAACGTATAAAAAAACTAAATTTTCCAGGAATTTACGTCACGAAAGATTTTCAAAGATACTATCCATTTGGAACTTTAACTTCGCAATTAATTGGATTCACTAATATTGATGGAATCGGAATTGAAGGAGTAGAAAAAAGCTTTAATAACACACTTGCAGGAACTCCAGAAAAACGAAAAATTAGAACTGATAAATTTGGAAATGTTATCGAAAATATAACATTAATTAAAAAAAATGCTCCACACGATATCAATTTAAGTATCGATATAAGATTACAAGAAGTCATATGTCGTGAATTAAATTATGCCGTAGATCTTAATAAAGCTAAATCTGGAACAGCCATACTCATAAATATCAAAACTGGAGAAATCTTAGCTATAGCTAATAGCCCTACATATAATCCAAACAATTTAAAGAACGTATCTATGGAATTAATTCGAAATAAAGCTGTCACTGATGTTTTTGAACCTGGATCTACCGTTAAACCTATGATAATTATGAAAGCGTTACAAAAAAAAATTATCACTCCAAAATCTGTAATTAATACTACTCCATTTATAATAAACAAACATATAATACAAGATGTGTCATATCATAAAGAATTGTCAATAACTGATATTTTGAAAAAATCTAGTAATATAGGAGTATCTAAATTAGCACTATTAATGTCAGAATCTGAATTAACTGATATTTACTCTAAATTCGGTTTAGGAAAATCTACTAATTCAGGACTAATAGGAGAAACAAATGGTATCTACCCTAAAAAAAAGAACTGGACAAACTTAGACAAAGCAACGTTTTCTTTTGGATATGGTTTGATGGCTACCCCTCTTCAATTAGTGAATGTATATACAACAATTGGTAGATACGGATTGTATAAACCATTATCTATTATTAAAGTAGAAAGCGAAACTAAGGGAATACAAATATTTTCTAAATCTTTAGTAAAAATTGTTCTCAATATGCTTCAATCAGTTACTCAACCAGGAGGAGTAGGAGAAAAAGCAGCGATAAAAGGATACAAAATTGCTGTAAAAACAGGAACTGCGAAGAAAACAAATTCACAAGGAAAATACATTGATAGATATGTTGCATATACAATCGGAATAGCTCCCATTAGCAATCCCAAACTTTCTTTAATTATTATTATTAATGATCCAAGAGCAGGAAAGTATTATGGAGGTGCAATTTCAGCTCCTGTATTTCATTCAATTATGAGCTTTGCATTAAAAACGAAACATATTAAACCTGATAACTTACTAAAATAG
- a CDS encoding UDP-N-acetylmuramoyl-L-alanyl-D-glutamate--2,6-diaminopimelate ligase gives MFLALKGTKYHGKEFIQEAIKKGAIAILCETKKKELHGYIKHIKQSIPIIYFLELSKYLYEISERYYQIVNISKLIGVTGTNGKSTVTHIIAQWSYLLKKKIGIMGTLGNGVYNNLQPSLNTTESLINIQKFIKEMNKKDVNTVAIEVSSHGILQNRISKLRFHIAILTNISSDHLDYHKTIENYIKTKWSFFSTNTIKTFIINYDDYFGHIWTKKLSKKNTIVVSINKHFKYYLFKKWIYAHKIINNIDGTIIFFKSSWGQGKLNSKLVGDFNVTNMLLALAALLKLKYPFSLLIKKCKKIKTISGRMQHFKITQKPSIIVDYAHNENALKNVLTFVRKQYHHNIWCIFGCGGDRDKSKRSLMGHISEKIADKIILTNDNPRNEDPMEIINEIMKGFQSKKNIYIILDRKKAIQFAIKNAKTSDCILVLGKGHETYQIIKEKVLYFSDCETIKTLLKQQI, from the coding sequence TTGTTTTTAGCATTAAAGGGAACTAAATACCACGGAAAAGAATTTATTCAAGAAGCTATTAAAAAAGGAGCTATTGCTATTCTATGTGAAACAAAAAAAAAAGAACTGCATGGATACATTAAACATATAAAACAAAGCATTCCTATAATATATTTTTTAGAACTATCAAAATATCTTTACGAAATATCAGAAAGATATTACCAAATTGTCAATATATCAAAACTAATTGGAGTAACTGGAACAAACGGAAAGAGTACTGTTACTCATATTATAGCTCAATGGAGTTATTTATTAAAAAAAAAAATAGGAATCATGGGAACTTTAGGAAACGGAGTTTATAATAATCTCCAACCGTCTCTAAATACTACTGAATCACTGATAAATATACAAAAATTTATAAAAGAAATGAATAAAAAAGATGTAAATACTGTCGCTATAGAAGTATCTTCACACGGAATACTACAAAATAGAATTTCAAAGTTACGTTTTCACATAGCGATACTTACAAATATCTCTTCAGATCATTTAGATTATCATAAAACCATAGAAAACTATATAAAAACAAAATGGAGTTTTTTTTCTACAAATACCATTAAAACATTTATAATAAATTATGACGATTACTTTGGACATATTTGGACTAAAAAACTTTCTAAAAAAAATACTATCGTTGTAAGCATAAACAAACATTTTAAATATTATTTATTTAAAAAATGGATATATGCTCACAAAATTATAAATAACATAGATGGCACTATAATTTTTTTTAAATCTAGTTGGGGGCAAGGAAAATTAAATAGTAAGTTAGTTGGGGACTTTAATGTTACTAACATGTTGTTAGCTTTAGCTGCATTATTAAAGTTAAAATATCCATTTTCATTATTAATAAAAAAATGTAAAAAAATAAAAACTATTTCTGGAAGAATGCAACACTTTAAAATTACTCAAAAACCATCTATAATTGTTGATTATGCACATAACGAAAATGCTCTCAAAAACGTATTAACTTTTGTACGAAAACAATACCACCATAACATATGGTGCATCTTTGGATGTGGAGGAGATAGAGATAAATCTAAACGATCTTTAATGGGGCATATTTCGGAAAAAATAGCCGACAAAATAATTTTAACCAACGATAACCCAAGGAATGAAGATCCTATGGAAATTATTAATGAAATTATGAAAGGATTTCAATCAAAAAAAAATATTTATATTATATTAGATCGAAAAAAAGCTATTCAATTTGCAATAAAAAATGCGAAAACTTCTGACTGCATTCTAGTATTAGGAAAAGGTCATGAAACTTACCAAATTATAAAAGAAAAAGTTTTATATTTTTCTGATTGTGAAACAATTAAAACATTATTAAAACAACAAATATGA
- the ilvN gene encoding acetolactate synthase small subunit, whose translation MKKTITILLENESGALSRVVGLFSQRRYNIESITATPTEDPSLSKITIQTIGDEKTIEQIEKQLHKLIDVLKVTEIKNKDYLEREIILVKIKNTKNSIKTKLKKITNIFQGIIVNVTSLHYIVELSGTNNKLNSYLKIIKNISEIIEISRSGIINISKN comes from the coding sequence ATGAAAAAAACTATAACTATTTTATTAGAAAACGAATCTGGAGCATTGTCAAGAGTAGTAGGATTATTTTCACAAAGAAGATATAATATAGAAAGCATTACAGCAACACCTACTGAAGACCCGTCATTGTCAAAAATTACTATACAAACTATAGGCGATGAAAAGACAATCGAACAAATTGAAAAACAACTACATAAACTCATTGATGTACTAAAAGTAACTGAGATAAAAAATAAAGACTACTTAGAACGAGAAATCATATTAGTTAAAATTAAAAATACCAAAAATAGCATTAAAACAAAACTTAAAAAAATTACAAATATTTTTCAAGGAATTATTGTAAACGTAACATCTTTACATTATATAGTAGAATTATCAGGAACTAATAATAAACTGAATTCATATTTAAAAATTATTAAAAATATATCTGAAATTATAGAGATATCTCGTTCAGGAATAATTAATATTTCTAAAAATTAA
- the map gene encoding type I methionyl aminopeptidase, which produces MTNISIKKNYEIEKMRKVGKLVAEVLEMIKNHIKPGISTGELDLICHKYMINHQKSKPACLGYNGFPKSICVSINNVVCHGIPSHNKKLKHGDIVNIDVAIIKNKYYGDASKMFFVGKPTKLGKLLCKVARKSLYLSLKVIKPGILLNEIGKTIQKHVENYHFSIVKEYCGHGIGTKFHEEPQILHYNHHSDKKIVLKPGMTFTVEPMINAGNCEVKCMDDGWTVKTKDASLSAQYEHTILVNEEGCEILTIQKGEKIPKILKN; this is translated from the coding sequence ATGACCAATATCTCTATAAAAAAAAATTATGAAATAGAAAAAATGCGAAAAGTTGGAAAGCTAGTAGCAGAAGTTTTAGAAATGATTAAAAATCATATTAAACCTGGTATCTCTACAGGAGAACTAGATTTAATTTGTCATAAATATATGATAAATCACCAAAAATCTAAACCAGCATGTTTAGGATACAATGGATTTCCAAAATCTATATGTGTTTCTATCAATAACGTCGTTTGTCATGGAATTCCTAGCCATAATAAAAAACTAAAACATGGAGATATTGTAAATATCGATGTAGCAATTATAAAAAATAAATACTACGGAGATGCATCTAAAATGTTTTTCGTCGGAAAACCCACAAAACTGGGAAAATTACTATGTAAAGTAGCTAGAAAAAGTTTATATTTATCATTAAAAGTTATAAAACCCGGAATACTTTTAAATGAAATTGGAAAAACGATACAAAAACATGTGGAAAATTATCATTTTTCTATAGTAAAAGAATATTGCGGTCATGGAATTGGAACTAAATTTCATGAAGAACCTCAAATATTACATTATAATCATCACAGTGACAAAAAAATAGTTTTAAAACCTGGAATGACATTTACAGTAGAACCTATGATAAATGCAGGTAATTGCGAAGTAAAATGTATGGATGATGGGTGGACAGTAAAAACAAAAGATGCTAGTTTATCTGCTCAATATGAGCATACAATTTTAGTTAACGAAGAAGGATGCGAAATATTAACAATACAAAAAGGGGAAAAAATTCCAAAAATATTAAAAAACTAA
- a CDS encoding cell division protein FtsL — translation MNNNTDTLPKIILKDIIKLHKHVLTLILMITVFSILTVITIQKTRLLISQEEQLNEINEKMNLNWSNSILKKSY, via the coding sequence ATGAATAACAATACTGACACCTTACCTAAAATAATTTTGAAAGATATAATAAAACTACATAAGCACGTTTTAACTTTGATTTTAATGATTACCGTTTTTTCAATTTTAACAGTTATTACAATACAAAAAACTAGACTATTAATTTCACAAGAAGAACAATTAAATGAAATTAACGAAAAAATGAACCTAAATTGGAGTAACTCAATCTTAAAAAAATCTTATTAA